From a region of the Coffea arabica cultivar ET-39 chromosome 3e, Coffea Arabica ET-39 HiFi, whole genome shotgun sequence genome:
- the LOC113737676 gene encoding disease resistance protein At4g27190-like, giving the protein MCNGFKSLPECPECPTTTTLLLQRNEELDTIDDSFFASMVQLRVLDLHHTKIESLPSSITKLVELKSLYLNECRDLVSLPEHLGKLTNLEILDIRDTGLQSLPTEVAQLVSLRCLRVSFVYDPLIARSNGDHNKEDNQPRRIIPHNVIGLLCHLEELTIIVDPREQSWNDIVTSVAKEITNLESLTTLFIYFPKVEFLTTFIDESCSRRYWQDNGLRAFRIIVGSNGENHNKGLHSSRGPAERHLRFSAGENVCCEAIQKVLRRSSAFELIGNQDTKSLSDIGIDCMRSLAVCVVEGCDQISSIISCGSDAARIVFPFLEKLHLVNLKSLCCILDGSVGTQSFSKLTSIIVLECHKFKKLISLGMVKNLENLKHLKIQDCLGIEEVIETGEIQPPNGGLPNLTGFLPKLEILELVNLPLLVSICKNDSLDWRSLQKIEIIDCSKLNTWSRGMYNAKHLRKIECQERWWGRLPDEVKGQLKKRCYFIWEEAPSVYYTPREDGSHQPPDLRNLSDRLEQHRMRHEDSISQGSSSRRYSP; this is encoded by the coding sequence ATGTGCAACGGATTCAAGTCCTTGCCAGAATGCCCTGAGTGTCCGACTACCACAACACTATTGCTCCAGAGAAATGAAGAGCTGGACACAATTGATGATTCTTTTTTTGCTTCCATGGTGCAGCTCAGAGTTCTTGATCTCCATCACACCAAAATAGAATCACTACCATCATCTATCACCAAGTTAGTTGAACTGAAATCCTTGTATCTCAATGAGTGCCGGGATTTGGTTTCACTACCCGAACATCTTGGAAAACTTACCAATCTCGAGATTCTTGACATCCGAGACACAGGCCTGCAGAGCTTGCCAACTGAAGTTGCACAGTTAGTAAGCCTGAGGTGCCTGAGAGTTTCCTTTGTTTACGATCCTCTCATAGCAAGGTCTAATGGGGATCATAACAAAGAGGATAATCAGCCACGACGGATTATTCCCCATAATGTGATTGGCCTACTTTGTCATCTTGAAGAATTGACCATCATTGTCGATCCTAGAGAACAAAGCTGGAATGACATTGTCACAAGTGTTGCCAAAGAGATAACAAACTTAGAAAGTCTGACTACACTTTTCATCTACTTCCCAAAAGTAGAATTCCTCACTACTTTCATAGACGAAAGTTGCTCCAGGAGATATTGGCAAGATAACGGTTTAAGAGCATTCAGAATCATAGTTGGCTCAAATGGGGAAAACCATAACAAGGGGTTACATAGTTCTAGAGGACCAGCTGAACGGCACCTGAGATTTTCTGCAGGTGAAAATGTCTGTTGTGAAGCAATTCAAAAGGTTCTCAGAAGGTCCAGTGCTTTTGAATTGATTGGCAACCAAGACACTAAAAGTTTATCAGACATTGGAATTGACTGTATGAGGTCGTTGGCAGTTTGTGTAGTAGAAGGCTGTGATCAGATCAGCTCCATCATCAGCTGTGGCTCTGATGCTGCTAGGATTGTATTTCCATTCCTTGAGAAGCTACATCTGGTTAACCTCAAGAGTTTGTGCTGCATATTGGATGGTTCTGTCGGTACCCAAAGCTTCTCCAAATTGACAAGCATAATAGTTCTTGAATGTCACAAGTTCAAGAAGCTTATTTCACTTGGAATGGTTAAAAATTTGGAGAATCTCAAGCATCTGAAGATTCAAGATTGTTTGGGGATTGAAGAGGTGATAGAAACCGGGGAGATACAGCCGCCCAATGGAGGATTGCCCAACCTTACTGGCTTCCTGCCAAAATTGGAGATTCTGGAGCTCGTGAATCTTCCACTTCTGGTAAGCATATGTAAGAATGACTCACTAGATTGGCGTTCCTTACAGAAAATAGAGATCATTGATTgctccaagctaaatacttggtCAAGAGGGATGTACAATGCAAAGCATTTAAGAAAGATTGAATGCCAAGAACGCTGGTGGGGTCGGTTACCTGATGAAGTTAAAGGGCAGCTAAAGAAGAGGTGTTATTTCATCTGGGAAGAAGCACCTTCTGTTTATTACACACCAAGGGAGGATGGAAGTCATCAGCCTCCTGACTTGCGAAACCTGTCTGACAGATTGGAGCAACACCGGATGCGCCATGAAGATTCAATCTCCCAAGGAAGCTCATCAAGGAGGTATAGTCCTTGA
- the LOC113737677 gene encoding probable disease resistance protein At5g43730, which translates to MLGGDGDHIPISMSETVEELLKWLDDEEVRRIGIWGMAGVGKTRILMHLNDKAYQLGKLNPIIWVKVQKEGAVKNIQSDILARLKLEVQHMDRTAHVAHKISMALEKLDYLLLLDQCPGDIDLNEVGIHHKHKGKVIVASRDKPDCAAMDIHRVFKVSKLSDGDAEELFKETVGDIADHPHFKGIKEQILKQLGGLPLAIKTIARSLKDQPEAIWYDTLTDLQSPKNFGDQFEELIKAFEFSYKNLRGNDYRKCLLYGALFPPDYEIDKDYLTECWISEQFISATELPGADTNVQQLRLFRDRGHKILQALTKACLFEWCSRSNFLTMPTPFRKIALTFTYPQ; encoded by the coding sequence ATGCTTGGTGGAGATGGAGATCATATCCCTATATCAATGTCTGAGACGGTAGAAGAGCTGCTGAAGTGGCTGGATGATGAAGAGGTGAGGAGGATTGGCATATGGGGAATGGCAGGAGTAGGAAAAACCCGTATCTTAATGCACCTGAATGACAAAGCATACCAACTGGGTAAACTCAATCCCATTATATGGGTGAAAGTTCAGAAAGAAGGTGCTGTCAAGAACATTCAATCAGATATTTTGGCAAGGTTAAAGCTAGAGGTTCAACACATGGACAGGACAGCACATGTTGCACACAAAATATCCATGGCCCTGGAGAAACTTGACTATTTATTGCTTCTCGATCAATGTCCTGGAGATATTGATCTCAATGAAGTGGGAATTCATCACAAGCACAAGGGAAAGGTAATTGTTGCATCCCGTGACAAACCTGACTGTGCTGCAATGGATATTCATAGAGTATTCAAAGTGAGCAAGTTGTCTGATGGTGATGCAGAGGAATTGTTCAAGGAAACTGTGGGTGACATTGCAGATCATCCGCACTTTAAAGGAATAAAAGAGCAAATACTCAAACAACTAGGTGGTCTCCCACTTGCAATCAAAACTATTGCCAGAAGTTTAAAAGATCAGCCGGAGGCCATTTGGTATGATACATTGACGGACTTGCAATCTCCGAAGAACTTTGGTGATCAATTTGAGGAACTCATCAAGGCTTTTGAGTTCTCTTACAAGAATCTACGTGGGAATGATTACAGGAAGTGCTTACTTTACGGGGCATTATTTCCACCAGATTATGAAATTGACAAGGATTACTTAACCGAATGTTGGATATCTGAGCAATTTATTTCTGCCACTGAGCTACCTGGAGCAGACACTAATGTCCAACAATTAAGGCTATTTCGAGACAGAGGACACAAAATCCTGCAAGCACTTACAAAAGCTTGTCTATTTGAGTGGTGTTCCAGGTCAAATTTTCTCACCATGCCTACTCCTTTTAGGAAGATTGCACTGACATTTACCTACCCACAATAA